A genome region from bacterium includes the following:
- a CDS encoding enoyl-CoA hydratase/isomerase family protein: METVALTHRAGVSTITLNRPPLNLITSQMLRELEEAFHQVAARAETRAVILTGAGSRAFCAGADLRDEAEHTAEAGRKFREAGRHIVDRIETFPKPVVAAVRGWCIGGGTGLAWACDIRVAAAGATFRAGDVYLGMIPTWSLGMVRLVHYIGRNRSLDVLLLGEDLPGQRAFELGLVSRVVPDDALDAEAGRIADRLSSGAPLAMQAIKEGVHAQAHDGLSEAAALEERWSQRILGSHDAHEGIAAFKEKRTPAFQGR, from the coding sequence GTGGAGACCGTTGCGCTCACCCATCGCGCGGGAGTCTCAACGATCACCCTGAATCGTCCTCCGTTGAATCTCATCACGTCCCAGATGCTGCGCGAGCTCGAAGAGGCCTTCCACCAGGTGGCCGCGAGGGCTGAGACGCGCGCCGTCATCCTGACGGGAGCGGGGTCGCGGGCCTTCTGCGCCGGAGCCGACCTCCGCGACGAAGCGGAGCACACGGCCGAGGCCGGCCGGAAGTTCCGCGAGGCGGGCCGGCACATCGTCGACCGCATCGAGACGTTCCCAAAACCCGTCGTCGCCGCCGTCCGGGGCTGGTGCATCGGCGGCGGGACCGGCCTCGCCTGGGCCTGCGACATCCGCGTCGCCGCGGCCGGGGCGACCTTCCGCGCCGGCGACGTGTACTTGGGGATGATCCCGACCTGGAGCCTCGGGATGGTCAGGCTCGTGCATTACATCGGCCGCAACCGGTCCTTGGACGTCCTGCTGCTCGGAGAGGATCTGCCTGGACAGCGGGCCTTCGAGCTCGGGCTCGTGAGCCGCGTCGTTCCCGACGATGCGCTCGACGCCGAAGCCGGCCGAATCGCCGACCGCCTGTCGTCCGGCGCGCCGCTCGCAATGCAGGCGATCAAGGAGGGTGTCCACGCGCAGGCCCACGACGGCCTGAGCGAAGCCGCGGCGCTGGAAGAACGCTGGTCGCAGCGTATCCTCGGCTCTCACGACGCGCACGAGGGTATCGCGGCGTTCAAAGAAAAGCGAACGCCGGCATTCCAAGGACGGTAG
- a CDS encoding molybdopterin-dependent oxidoreductase: MDYNTAVNRDGPVNPPAGGSAHGFGTGAAAGAAATLVLFAFRFATGSPTPVEALAERLVRLLPYPVFAFILAALQHFAKPLGFVIAVATSLIGFGVGGMLYVRAVGETRWPRPFLGLAAAAVTWVSLTYIVLPIIEGQVLGVPLTTVISAPALPMAIGSLVYGFFLATLNRPKPVGIRTDRRISGLETAALRAMSRRDLFRRSALILLVAAAASRLGLRSEVVGARVAAVASGAAAVASAVLRLIKGMPPEVTPNGRFYQVSKNYPFDPTVDVAKWSLQVKGLVAKPLTLPYAEFVRSAPSVERYQTLECISNEVGGDLIGNARWKGIRVRDILALTEIRPGSTAIVWHSADGYFESVPLAVALDPESLLAYEMNGAPLPQQHGAPVRVLLPNRYGTKQPKWLTGIEAANSEVTGYWEHWQHQRFGTQAIVKTSSAFSVEVTDGGVVRFGGWAFAGSRGIARVELSADRGETWFQAAVKDGLAANTWQFWSAEWTPPAPGEYALQVRAVDGSGMMQRGSLRRLPDGAEGYHEIRLHVGG, from the coding sequence ATGGACTACAACACGGCGGTCAATCGAGACGGACCGGTGAACCCGCCGGCCGGCGGCAGCGCCCATGGATTCGGAACCGGTGCGGCGGCCGGTGCGGCGGCAACGCTTGTGCTGTTCGCATTCCGATTCGCAACGGGATCGCCGACGCCCGTCGAGGCGCTCGCCGAGCGGCTGGTCCGGCTGCTTCCGTATCCGGTGTTCGCATTCATCCTTGCGGCGCTTCAACATTTTGCGAAGCCGCTCGGCTTCGTGATCGCCGTTGCGACGAGCCTCATCGGATTCGGTGTCGGCGGCATGCTGTACGTGCGGGCCGTTGGGGAGACCCGGTGGCCGCGTCCGTTCCTCGGACTGGCGGCCGCGGCGGTGACCTGGGTCTCGCTTACCTATATTGTCCTGCCGATCATCGAGGGACAGGTTCTGGGAGTGCCCCTGACGACGGTTATCTCGGCCCCGGCGCTGCCCATGGCCATCGGCAGCCTGGTGTACGGATTCTTCCTGGCAACCCTGAACCGGCCCAAACCGGTTGGGATCAGAACGGACCGCCGGATCTCCGGTCTCGAAACCGCAGCATTGCGGGCCATGAGCCGGCGCGATCTCTTCCGCCGCTCCGCGTTGATCCTGCTCGTGGCCGCCGCCGCCTCTCGTCTCGGCCTCCGGTCAGAGGTGGTGGGAGCGCGGGTGGCGGCCGTTGCCTCCGGGGCGGCTGCCGTGGCCTCCGCGGTGCTCCGCCTGATCAAAGGGATGCCGCCTGAGGTCACCCCGAACGGCCGGTTCTATCAGGTTTCAAAAAACTATCCCTTCGATCCGACGGTGGACGTCGCCAAGTGGTCGCTTCAGGTCAAAGGTCTTGTCGCCAAGCCCCTCACACTCCCCTACGCCGAGTTTGTCCGGTCGGCGCCTTCTGTCGAGCGCTACCAGACGCTCGAATGCATCAGCAACGAAGTGGGGGGCGATCTGATCGGCAACGCCAGATGGAAGGGCATACGTGTTCGCGACATCCTCGCCCTGACGGAAATCCGGCCGGGGTCGACCGCGATCGTCTGGCACAGCGCGGACGGCTACTTCGAGTCGGTTCCCCTGGCGGTCGCGCTGGATCCAGAGTCGCTCCTTGCCTACGAGATGAACGGCGCACCGCTCCCGCAGCAGCACGGGGCGCCGGTGCGGGTGCTCCTTCCGAATCGGTATGGGACGAAACAGCCCAAGTGGCTCACCGGGATTGAAGCCGCGAATTCCGAGGTGACCGGGTACTGGGAGCATTGGCAGCACCAGCGCTTTGGCACGCAGGCCATCGTCAAGACGAGCAGCGCGTTCAGCGTCGAGGTGACAGACGGGGGCGTGGTCCGGTTCGGCGGGTGGGCGTTTGCCGGCAGCCGCGGTATTGCTCGGGTGGAGCTCAGCGCCGACCGCGGTGAGACGTGGTTCCAGGCGGCCGTCAAGGACGGGCTCGCCGCGAACACCTGGCAGTTCTGGTCGGCGGAATGGACGCCGCCGGCGCCCGGCGAGTATGCGTTGCAGGTTCGGGCCGTGGACGGTAGCGGGATGATGCAGCGTGGAAGCCTGCGGCGATTGCCGGACGGAGCGGAAGGATATCATGAGATCCGGCTCCACGTTGGCGGGTAA